Proteins encoded in a region of the Pseudomonas denitrificans (nom. rej.) genome:
- a CDS encoding AraC family transcriptional regulator, producing MLNIPLASVDDVDRAVLAIGTDYPLGTLLKSHAHRRAQFLYGMSGLMEVETEDGAWVIPPYSGVWIPAGKQHRVLMRGVSTRSLYIDPQVPVRDTLLCQALTVSPLLHHLLLASVEVPALHDERGRDGDLIRLLLHELRQAPSLPLFAPLPAHPRLLELCREFLRAPAIDVTAERWAGELHCSTRTFSRLFRQQTGLSFGAWRQQACLLAAVTRLAAGNPVTRVALELGYDSPSAFSSMFRRSLGVAPSSYQASADSTAVTA from the coding sequence ATGCTCAACATCCCCCTCGCCAGCGTCGACGACGTCGACCGCGCTGTGCTCGCCATCGGCACCGATTATCCGCTCGGCACGCTGCTCAAGTCCCATGCCCACCGCCGGGCGCAGTTCCTCTATGGCATGAGCGGGCTGATGGAGGTGGAGACCGAGGACGGCGCCTGGGTGATCCCGCCCTACAGCGGCGTGTGGATTCCCGCCGGCAAGCAGCACCGGGTGCTGATGCGCGGGGTCAGCACACGCAGCCTGTACATCGACCCGCAGGTGCCGGTGCGCGACACCCTGCTGTGCCAGGCGCTGACCGTCTCGCCGCTGCTGCATCACCTGCTGCTGGCCAGCGTCGAGGTGCCGGCGCTGCACGACGAGCGCGGCCGCGACGGCGACCTGATCCGCCTGCTGCTCCACGAGCTGCGCCAGGCGCCGAGCCTGCCGCTGTTCGCCCCGCTGCCGGCGCACCCGCGCCTGCTGGAGCTGTGCCGGGAGTTCCTGCGCGCACCGGCCATCGACGTCACCGCGGAGCGCTGGGCCGGCGAGCTGCATTGCAGTACGCGCACCTTCAGCCGGCTGTTCCGCCAGCAGACCGGCCTCTCCTTCGGCGCCTGGCGCCAGCAGGCCTGCCTGCTCGCCGCCGTCACCCGGCTGGCGGCGGGCAACCCGGTCACCCGCGTGGCGCTGGAGCTGGGCTACGACAGCCCGAGCGCCTTCTCCAGCATGTTCCGCCGCAGCCTGGGCGTGGCACCCAGCAGCTACCAGGCCTCGGCGGACAGCACTGCGGTGACCGCCTAG
- a CDS encoding MurR/RpiR family transcriptional regulator: MLTLKDRLNSPEVELTKAERKVLRALLDDYPRAGLGPMSRLARQAGVSDPSILRLVKKLGFSGYSDFQNALMAEVDDRLRSPRTLLAGRREGMSRDDVWSNYLSDASEGIQRTLALTQADDVRLLGDWLLDPKLRVLCHGGRFSRFLAGYLVAHLRMLRSGCLLLDDGAALPDQLGDLDRQTLVVVFDYRRYQAQALGVTRAAKARGARVVLFTDIYDSPLREFADLIISAPVESPSPFDTLVPTMAQVEALIASLVARMDGQLDERLEGIDHLRAAFGSHILEE; the protein is encoded by the coding sequence ATGCTCACACTCAAAGATCGCCTGAATTCCCCGGAAGTCGAGCTCACCAAGGCCGAGCGCAAGGTCCTGCGCGCCTTGCTCGATGACTACCCGCGCGCCGGCCTCGGGCCGATGTCGCGCCTCGCGCGGCAGGCCGGGGTCAGCGACCCCAGCATCCTGCGCCTGGTGAAGAAGCTTGGCTTCAGCGGCTACAGCGACTTCCAGAACGCGCTGATGGCCGAGGTCGATGACCGCCTGCGCTCGCCGCGCACCCTGCTCGCCGGGCGTCGCGAAGGCATGAGCCGCGACGATGTCTGGTCCAACTACCTGAGCGACGCCAGCGAAGGCATCCAGCGCACCCTGGCGCTGACCCAGGCCGACGACGTGCGTCTGCTCGGCGACTGGCTGCTCGACCCCAAGCTGCGCGTGCTCTGCCACGGCGGTCGCTTCAGCCGCTTCCTCGCCGGCTATCTGGTGGCGCACCTGCGCATGCTGCGCAGCGGTTGCCTGTTGCTGGACGATGGCGCCGCGCTGCCCGACCAGTTGGGCGACCTCGACCGCCAGACCCTGGTGGTGGTGTTCGACTACCGCCGCTACCAGGCCCAGGCGCTGGGCGTGACCCGTGCGGCCAAGGCCCGTGGCGCCCGCGTGGTGCTGTTCACCGATATCTACGACTCGCCGCTGCGCGAGTTCGCCGACCTGATCATCAGTGCCCCGGTGGAATCCCCATCGCCCTTCGACACCCTGGTGCCGACCATGGCCCAGGTCGAGGCGCTGATCGCCAGCCTGGTAGCGCGCATGGACGGCCAGCTCGACGAACGCCTGGAAGGCATCGACCACCTGAGAGCTGCCTTCGGCAGCCACATCCTCGAGGAATGA
- a CDS encoding LysR family transcriptional regulator gives MEIRHFRYFLSVAHHGHFTRAAEQLGIAPPTLSRQIQDMEKELGVLLFQRSQREVRLTAAGEALLAEAGLAVRQFDAAQLGAQRAGRGETGHLRLGYVASAAYSGVLQQHVEEFTRALPAVDLDISEAPMAQLPAQVRDGTLDLAYVRSPMSLPEELEAIALQEEGFVLALPASSRLNELPEIRAARLGGETFILPEQISGTLEVASAGGFAPRLGQQPGSLVAVIALVSLGRGVAIVPESVVRRVQLPQVNYRPLADCAPRSWLSLLHRRFEKSPLVRRYIEQVRAQSADHTASS, from the coding sequence ATGGAAATCCGTCATTTCCGCTACTTCCTCAGCGTCGCCCACCACGGCCACTTCACCCGCGCGGCCGAACAGCTGGGCATCGCCCCGCCGACCCTGAGCCGGCAGATCCAGGACATGGAAAAGGAGCTGGGCGTGCTGCTGTTCCAACGCAGCCAGCGCGAGGTGCGCCTGACCGCCGCCGGCGAAGCCCTGCTGGCGGAAGCCGGACTCGCGGTACGCCAGTTCGACGCCGCGCAACTGGGCGCGCAGCGCGCCGGCCGGGGCGAAACCGGGCATCTGCGCCTGGGCTACGTGGCCTCGGCGGCCTACTCCGGCGTGCTGCAGCAGCATGTCGAGGAATTCACCCGAGCCCTGCCGGCGGTGGACCTGGACATCAGCGAAGCGCCCATGGCGCAACTGCCGGCGCAGGTACGCGACGGTACGCTCGACCTCGCCTACGTGCGCTCGCCGATGAGCCTGCCGGAGGAGCTGGAAGCCATCGCCCTGCAGGAGGAAGGCTTCGTCCTCGCCCTGCCCGCTTCCTCGCGCCTCAACGAGCTGCCGGAGATTCGCGCCGCGCGCTTGGGTGGTGAAACCTTCATCCTTCCGGAGCAGATCTCCGGCACGCTGGAAGTGGCCAGCGCCGGCGGCTTTGCCCCGCGCCTGGGCCAGCAGCCGGGCAGCCTGGTCGCGGTGATCGCGCTGGTGTCCCTCGGCCGTGGCGTCGCCATCGTCCCCGAGTCCGTGGTGCGCCGGGTGCAATTGCCGCAAGTGAACTACCGTCCGCTCGCCGACTGCGCGCCGCGCTCGTGGCTGTCACTGCTGCACCGGCGCTTCGAGAAATCACCGCTGGTGCGGCGCTATATCGAACAGGTCCGGGCTCAGTCCGCCGACCACACCGCCAGCTCGTAG
- a CDS encoding isochorismatase family cysteine hydrolase, which translates to MFSLPHQSPRDLPFTRGQTAILFVDMQNAWVIPGRDAHVDPATHRYFYDRVEASVIPNQQRLLAAMREVGGEVLHTIIESLTADGRDRSLDHKLSDMHLPKGSPDAQVIDALAPRENEIVLPKTSSGVFNSTAIDYVLRNLNTRHLIICGVVTDQCVDMAVRDAADRGYLVTLVEDACATHTAERHQACLEAIKGYCWIADTDSVLARIAALA; encoded by the coding sequence GTGTTCAGCTTGCCCCACCAATCGCCCCGTGACCTTCCGTTCACTCGCGGCCAGACCGCCATCCTGTTCGTCGACATGCAGAACGCCTGGGTCATCCCCGGTCGCGATGCTCATGTCGATCCAGCGACGCACCGCTACTTCTACGACCGTGTCGAGGCGAGTGTGATACCCAACCAGCAGCGCCTGCTGGCGGCCATGCGCGAGGTGGGCGGGGAGGTGCTGCACACCATCATCGAGAGCCTCACCGCCGATGGCCGTGACCGCTCGCTGGACCACAAGCTCTCCGACATGCACCTGCCCAAGGGCAGCCCGGACGCCCAGGTGATCGACGCCCTGGCGCCGCGCGAGAACGAGATCGTGCTGCCGAAGACGTCTTCGGGAGTCTTCAACTCCACCGCCATCGACTACGTGCTGCGCAACCTGAATACCCGCCACCTGATCATCTGCGGCGTGGTCACCGACCAGTGCGTGGACATGGCCGTGCGCGACGCCGCCGACCGTGGCTACCTCGTCACCCTGGTCGAGGACGCCTGCGCCACCCACACCGCCGAACGCCACCAGGCCTGCCTGGAAGCGATCAAGGGCTACTGCTGGATCGCCGACACCGACAGCGTGCTGGCCCGTATCGCCGCGCTGGCCTGA
- a CDS encoding MFS transporter: MSDPVIRPRPSARFTLLTASAVCALIILDTNIVAVSLPSIARDLSGSFADIEWVVSAYLLAFAACLLPAGSLADRFGRRRMLLLGLVLFGAASLACGAAPSLLFLDIARAAKGVGAALLLTSALAAIGHRFHEPEERLRAWAFWGACMGATITFAPLLGGVISATLGWRWIFYLNLPLVVLLGAMALRSIEESRDSAAARLDPLGSLTFAGGLGYLIWALIDGNRVGWDSPPTLARLLVSAGLLGLFVLVEHSQARPMIDLRLMRSGRFIGALLGMFAYAACAQVMMTLLPLYLQNGLQLSAVAAGAGMLPFAVAMLLAPRVGMCLSGRFSPAQIFAFGLVLVGAGNLLCALAAGQGGYLAFALASLVLGAGAGLLNGDTQKNIMACVPRERTGMASGLSTTTRFAAIVLAIGILGGVLAARSAQLLRDALAKLAPAQLDKAAEMATRAAAGDFTAALSLVDPTLRDALAPAVRQAFIGGFEGVLLAAGVAALVFAVLVGTLLKRPMPAHEPVPA; encoded by the coding sequence ATGTCCGACCCTGTGATTCGCCCACGACCCTCCGCCCGTTTCACCCTGCTGACCGCTTCGGCGGTGTGCGCGCTGATCATCCTCGACACCAACATCGTCGCGGTTTCGCTGCCGAGCATCGCCCGCGATCTGTCCGGCTCCTTCGCCGATATCGAGTGGGTGGTCAGCGCCTACCTGCTGGCCTTCGCCGCCTGCCTGCTGCCCGCCGGCAGCCTGGCCGACCGTTTCGGCCGGCGGCGCATGCTGCTGCTCGGGCTGGTGCTGTTCGGCGCAGCCTCGCTGGCCTGCGGTGCGGCGCCGAGCCTGCTGTTCCTGGATATCGCCCGCGCCGCCAAGGGAGTCGGTGCCGCGCTGTTGCTGACCTCGGCGCTGGCCGCCATCGGCCATCGCTTCCACGAACCCGAGGAGCGCCTGCGCGCCTGGGCCTTCTGGGGCGCGTGCATGGGCGCCACCATCACCTTCGCGCCGCTGCTGGGCGGGGTGATATCCGCCACCCTGGGCTGGCGCTGGATCTTCTACCTCAATCTGCCGCTGGTGGTGCTGCTGGGGGCGATGGCGCTGCGCAGCATCGAGGAGTCCCGCGACAGCGCTGCCGCGCGCCTCGACCCGCTGGGCAGCCTGACCTTCGCTGGCGGCCTGGGCTACCTGATCTGGGCGCTGATCGATGGCAACCGCGTCGGCTGGGACAGCCCGCCGACCCTCGCGCGGTTGCTGGTCAGCGCCGGCCTGCTGGGCCTGTTCGTGCTGGTGGAGCACAGCCAGGCGCGGCCGATGATCGACCTGCGGCTGATGCGCAGCGGCCGCTTCATCGGCGCCTTGCTCGGCATGTTCGCCTACGCCGCCTGTGCCCAGGTGATGATGACCCTGCTGCCGCTGTACCTGCAGAACGGACTGCAGCTGTCGGCGGTGGCGGCGGGCGCGGGAATGCTGCCGTTCGCCGTGGCGATGCTGCTGGCGCCAAGGGTGGGCATGTGCCTGAGTGGGCGCTTCAGCCCGGCGCAGATTTTTGCCTTCGGCCTGGTGCTGGTCGGCGCGGGCAACCTGCTGTGCGCGCTGGCGGCCGGGCAGGGCGGCTACCTGGCCTTCGCCCTCGCCAGCCTGGTGCTGGGTGCCGGCGCCGGGCTGCTCAACGGCGACACGCAGAAGAACATCATGGCCTGCGTGCCCCGCGAGCGCACCGGCATGGCCTCGGGGTTGAGCACCACCACGCGCTTCGCCGCCATCGTGCTGGCCATCGGCATTCTCGGTGGCGTCCTGGCCGCACGCAGCGCCCAGTTGCTGCGCGACGCACTGGCAAAGCTTGCCCCTGCGCAACTGGACAAGGCTGCCGAGATGGCGACCCGCGCGGCGGCGGGGGACTTCACGGCGGCGCTGTCGCTGGTCGATCCGACACTGCGTGATGCGCTGGCGCCCGCAGTGCGCCAGGCCTTCATCGGCGGTTTCGAGGGTGTATTGCTGGCGGCGGGTGTCGCGGCGCTGGTGTTCGCCGTGCTGGTGGGCACGCTGCTCAAGCGGCCGATGCCGGCGCATGAGCCGGTGCCGGCCTGA
- a CDS encoding VOC family protein: MGIRGNDRQIDNIEFNVSDIARSKAFYGSAFGWSFTDYGPTYSEFSDGRLTGGFTTGEPVRPGGPLVILYADDLAQTQARLEAAGATISRATFAFPGGRRFHFIDPDGYELAVWSAD, encoded by the coding sequence ATGGGTATCCGCGGGAACGACCGTCAGATCGACAACATCGAGTTCAACGTCAGCGACATCGCGCGCAGCAAGGCCTTCTACGGTAGCGCCTTCGGCTGGAGCTTCACCGACTACGGTCCCACCTACAGCGAATTCAGCGACGGTCGCCTCACCGGCGGTTTCACCACCGGCGAACCGGTGCGCCCCGGCGGCCCGCTGGTGATCCTCTACGCCGACGACCTGGCGCAGACCCAGGCCCGACTCGAAGCCGCCGGTGCCACCATCAGCCGGGCGACCTTCGCCTTCCCCGGCGGCCGGCGCTTCCACTTCATCGACCCGGACGGCTACGAGCTGGCGGTGTGGTCGGCGGACTGA
- a CDS encoding sugar O-acetyltransferase yields MNELEKAAAGLLYDANHDPQVLRQRAEAKAKLFEFNHSHPDDGERREAILRELFARIGEGFVIEGPLHCDYGFNIKIGERFYANVNLVILDGARVTIGDNVFIAPNVGIYTAGHPLDAERRNQGLEYAHPVSIGDNVWIGAGVNILPGVSIGANSVIGAGAVVVRDIPEGVLAAGNPARVIRPISEADRQRYR; encoded by the coding sequence ATGAACGAACTGGAAAAAGCTGCCGCCGGGCTGCTCTACGACGCCAACCACGACCCGCAGGTACTGCGCCAGCGCGCCGAGGCCAAGGCGAAGCTCTTCGAGTTCAACCACAGCCACCCGGATGACGGCGAGCGCCGCGAGGCAATTCTCCGCGAGCTGTTCGCGCGCATCGGCGAAGGCTTCGTGATCGAAGGCCCGCTGCATTGCGACTACGGCTTCAACATCAAGATCGGCGAGCGCTTCTACGCCAACGTCAACCTGGTGATCCTCGATGGCGCCAGGGTCACAATCGGCGACAACGTGTTCATCGCGCCCAACGTCGGCATCTACACGGCGGGCCACCCGCTGGACGCCGAGCGGCGCAACCAGGGGTTGGAGTACGCGCACCCGGTGAGCATCGGCGACAACGTATGGATCGGCGCCGGGGTGAACATCCTCCCCGGCGTGAGCATCGGCGCGAACAGCGTGATCGGCGCCGGCGCCGTGGTGGTGCGTGACATCCCCGAAGGCGTGCTGGCGGCCGGGAACCCGGCGCGAGTCATCCGGCCGATCAGCGAGGCGGACCGCCAGCGCTACCGCTAA
- a CDS encoding OmpA family protein has product MNTFTIRNLCTLALACSGLLLAACGSHSVVDAQGHSADPQFPAISDSYRPQGSYVNLENLGKVQPGMGKAQLYELLGTPHFQEGLFGVHEWDYVLRFRRPGQQDLLCQYKVLFDKDMHAQTFLFSPADCLEQARPAPAQSPVTAPAASQRVTLGGDATFAFNSAELSPAGRASLAPLAEQLKAQQPSQISITGHTDRLGSPAYNLELSRRRAEAVRDYLAAAGVPFASMHVRGAGAAEPVADCPDLPRAQLINCLAADRRVVIESSAVAAQAQE; this is encoded by the coding sequence ATGAACACTTTCACCATCCGCAACCTGTGCACCCTGGCCCTGGCCTGCAGCGGACTGCTGCTGGCGGCCTGCGGCAGCCACAGCGTGGTCGATGCCCAGGGGCACAGTGCCGATCCGCAATTCCCCGCGATCAGCGACTCCTACCGCCCGCAGGGCAGCTACGTGAACCTGGAAAACCTCGGCAAGGTGCAGCCGGGCATGGGCAAGGCCCAGCTCTACGAACTGCTCGGCACCCCGCACTTCCAGGAAGGCCTGTTCGGCGTGCATGAATGGGACTACGTCCTGCGTTTCCGCCGTCCGGGCCAGCAGGACCTGCTCTGCCAGTACAAGGTGCTGTTCGACAAGGACATGCACGCGCAGACCTTCCTGTTCTCGCCGGCCGACTGCCTGGAGCAGGCCCGACCGGCCCCGGCTCAATCACCCGTGACGGCACCGGCTGCTTCGCAGCGGGTCACCCTCGGCGGTGACGCCACCTTCGCCTTCAACAGCGCTGAACTCAGCCCGGCCGGCCGCGCCAGCCTGGCGCCCCTGGCCGAACAACTGAAGGCGCAGCAGCCATCGCAGATCAGCATCACCGGGCACACCGACCGTCTTGGCTCGCCGGCCTACAACCTCGAGCTGTCGCGGCGCCGTGCCGAAGCGGTGCGCGACTACCTGGCCGCCGCTGGCGTGCCGTTCGCCTCGATGCACGTACGCGGTGCCGGGGCCGCTGAGCCGGTAGCCGATTGCCCAGACCTGCCGCGCGCCCAACTGATCAACTGCCTGGCGGCCGACCGCCGGGTCGTCATCGAATCCAGCGCCGTTGCGGCGCAAGCCCAAGAGTGA
- a CDS encoding NAD(P)H-binding protein translates to MHNLETPTLKLGLFKPSGSFGQALIAGALQRQHEVTVLLDDLNRLRARPGLRCKLGSLDSSIVVSQAVSGLDVVFAFLADQPAQELPPQCGALIDGALRAEVPRLLLVGHWGWLVEPADAEQEQLGAGLARSLEVSGLDWTLVEAPPMPEGLRIDDFSRAGSASAEDSALALSYAEALLDEMQLSLHSGQCLRLRSGEE, encoded by the coding sequence ATGCACAACCTGGAAACCCCGACCCTCAAGCTGGGACTGTTCAAACCCTCGGGCAGCTTCGGCCAGGCGCTGATAGCAGGCGCCCTGCAACGCCAGCACGAGGTGACCGTGCTGCTCGACGACCTCAACCGCCTGCGTGCGCGCCCCGGCCTGCGCTGCAAGCTGGGCAGCCTGGACTCGTCCATCGTGGTCAGCCAGGCCGTTTCGGGGTTGGATGTAGTCTTCGCCTTCCTCGCCGACCAGCCGGCGCAAGAGCTGCCGCCGCAGTGCGGCGCACTGATCGACGGTGCGTTGCGCGCGGAAGTCCCGCGCCTGCTGCTGGTGGGCCACTGGGGCTGGCTGGTGGAGCCTGCCGATGCCGAACAGGAACAACTCGGCGCGGGACTCGCCCGCAGCCTCGAAGTGAGCGGCCTGGACTGGACACTGGTGGAAGCACCGCCAATGCCCGAGGGCCTGCGCATCGACGACTTCAGCCGTGCCGGTAGCGCCTCCGCCGAGGACTCCGCCCTGGCGCTGTCTTACGCCGAGGCGTTGCTGGACGAGATGCAGCTGAGCCTGCACAGCGGCCAGTGCCTGCGTCTGCGCAGCGGTGAGGAGTAG